In one window of Gossypium hirsutum isolate 1008001.06 chromosome A01, Gossypium_hirsutum_v2.1, whole genome shotgun sequence DNA:
- the LOC107917989 gene encoding homogentisate 1,2-dioxygenase yields the protein MEKPAAEVIKGEGWGRFPDDLEYHSGFGNHFESEAIAGALPRGQNSPLICPFGLYAEQISGTSFTSPRKLNQRSWFYRIKPSVTHEPFWPREPSHKKLVSEFDGSNTVANPTQLRWKPVDIPDSPTDFIDGLYTICGAGSSFLRHGFAIHMYTANKSMDNCAFCNADGDFLVVPQQGRLWITTECGRLQVSPGEIVVLPQGFRFVVDLPDGPSRGYVAEVFGTHFQLPDLGPIGANGLAASRDFLAPTAWFEDCPRPGFTIIQKFGGELFNARQDFSPFNVVAWHGNYVPYKYDLSKFCPYNTVLIDHGDPSINTVLTAPTDKLGVALLDFVIFPPRWLVAEHTFRPPYYHRNCMSEFMGLIYGGYEAKADGFLPGGASLHSCMTPHGPDTKTYEATVARGNEAGPHKITDTMAFMFESCLMPRTCPWALDSHFRDLDYYRCWIGLKSHFSHDKTDVKSNDLQNGNKSGCFEH from the exons ATGGAGAAACCGGCGGCGGAAGTTATAAAAGGCGAAGGTTGGGGGCGTTTTCCCGATGATTTGGAATATCATTCAGGATTTGGCAATCATTTTGAATCGGAAGCGATCGCAGGAGCTCTGCCACGTGGCCAAAATAGTCCTCTTATTTGCCCATTTGGACTCTATGCTGAGCAGATCTCCGGCACTTCCTTTACTTCTCCTCGGAAGCTTAATCAACGCAG TTGGTTCTATAGAATCAAACCATCGGTTACTCACGAGCCGTTTTGGCCTCGTGAACCGAGTCACAAAAAGCTTGTGAGTGAATTTGATGGGTCCAACACGGTAGCAAACCCGACTCAGCTCCGGTGGAAGCCTGTGGATATTCCCGATTCGCCGACGGATTTTATTGATGGTTTATACACTATATGTGGAGCTGGCAGCTCATTCCTTCGCCATGGATTTGCTATTCACAT GTATACTGCCAACAAATCAATGGACAATTGTGCCTTCTGCAATGCAGATGGTGATTTTTTGGTAGTTCCCCAGCAAGGAA GGCTATGGATCACTACTGAATGCGGAAGATTGCAGGTATCTCCTGGTGAAATTGTTGTCTTACCCCAAGGCTTCCGCTTTGTTGTAGATTTGCCTGATGGCCCATCACGTGGTTATGTTGCTGAAGTTTTTGGTACCCATTTTCAACTTCCTGATCTTGGTCCTATAG GTGCTAATGGTCTTGCTGCTTCAAGGGACTTCCTTGCTCCCACAGCCTGGTTTGAGGATTGCCCCCGACCAGGGTTTACTATTATACAAAAGTTTGGAGGAGAACTTTTCAATGCAAGACAAGATTTTTCTCCTTTCAATGTGGTTGCCTGGCATGGTAATTATGTCCCATATAAG TATGATCTTAGCAAGTTCTGCCCTTACAATACTGTTTTAATCGATCATGGTGATCCATCAATAAATACAG TTCTGACGGCACCAACTGATAAACTGGGTGTGGCATTGCTTGATTTTGTCATTTTCCCTCCCCGATGGTTGGTTGCTGAACATACATTCAGACCTCCATATTACCATCGCAATTGCATGAGTGAATTTATGGGCCTAATATATGGTGGATATGAG GCAAAAGCTGATGGTTTTCTGCCCGGTGGTGCTAGCCTTCACAGCTGCATGACTCCTCATGGTCCTGACACCAAGACATATGAG GCCACTGTTGCACGTGGAAATGAGGCCGGACCTCACAAGATCACTGATACAATGGCCTTTATGTTTGAATCATGTTTAATGCCTAGAACCTGTCCATGGGCTCTTGACTCCCACTTCAGGGATCTCGATTATTACCGGTGTTGGATAGGGCTGAAATCCCATTTTTCACACGACAAAACGGATGTTAAAAGCAATGATTTGCAGAATGGAAATAAGAGTGGGTGTTTCGAACATTAA
- the LOC107918240 gene encoding basic leucine zipper 61, with protein sequence MAQLPPKIPNMTQNWPSFPHQRLPTMANFISTTANTATMNASHNHQPSWVDEFLDFSSARRGAHRRSISDSIAFLEQPLVEECRDSNTNHNNNAMITETNVFDRLDDEQLMSMFSDDVAVTMAAAPTLSSSNPSTPTSDQNSNNDEKPVPSLDLQQPKNEPGEVESSCKPEPQAAQPPSTSNGDPIVDPKRVKRILANRQSAQRSRVRKLQYISELERSVTTLQTEVSALSPRVAFLDHQRLILNVDNSALKQRIAALAQDKIFKDAHQEALKKEIERLRQVYQQQQSLKKMNSNNSNNHHAPPQQQPSQPQPTKKEEQL encoded by the exons ATGGCACAATTACCTCCAAAAATACCCAACATGACCCAGAATTGGCCTTCTTTTCCACATCAAAGATTGCCTACAATGGCAAACTTCATTTCCACCACTGCCAACACCGCCACTATGAACGCCTCCCACAACCACCAGCCTTCTTGGGTCGACGAGTTCCTCGACTTCTCCTCCGCACGCCGCGGGGCTCACCGCCGTTCCATTAGCGACTCCATCGCTTTCCTTGAGCAACCATTGGTGGAGGAATGCAGGGACTCCAACACCAACCACAACAACAATGCCATGATAACGGAAACCAATGTGTTCGATCGTCTCGACGACGAACAGCTCATGTCTATGTTCTCCGACGACGTTGCCGTCACCATGGCTGCTGCACCGACGTTATCCTCGTCCAACCCTTCCACTCCGACGTCCGATCAAAACAGCAACAATGACGAGAAACCAGTGCCGTCCCTGGATCTGCAGCAGCCCAAGAACGAACCAGGAGAAGTCGAGAGCTCATGCAAACCTGAACCACAAGCTGCTCAACCTCCATCAACCTCTAATGGCGATCCCATCGTTGATCCCAAAAGGGTTAAGAG AATTCTGGCAAACCGGCAATCAGCACAAAGATCAAGAGTTAGAAAGCTGCAATATATTTCTGAACTTGAAAGGAGCGTCACAACATTACAG ACTGAAGTATCAGCATTATCACCAAGGGTTGCATTCTTGGATCATCAAAGACTGATTCTCAATGTTGACAATAGTGCTTTGAAGCAAAGAATTGCAGCTTTGGCTCAAGACAAGATTTTCAAAGATG CTCATCAAGAAGCACTGAAGAAGGAAATTGAAAGGCTAAGGCAAGTGTACCAGCAACAACAAAGCCTCAAGAAAATGAACAGCAACAATAGCAACAACCACCATGCACCACCACAACAACAACCATCACAGCCGCAGCCGACGAAGAAAGAAGAACAACTATAA